From Zhongshania aliphaticivorans, one genomic window encodes:
- a CDS encoding nitroreductase, translated as MNVSDAIAARRSIRGFKPDPVAPELLEKIFATASLAPSNCNTQPWHTVVVSGQARKDLQAAIFAEIGAGKTPSPTFIPGDQNLAGVYKERQYECAFGYYGTMGIERHEKDKRFALMMKNWEFFDAPHAAFISMPSTMGPVNAVDIGIYLQTLMLVLVEHGLASCPQGALALYPDEVHKIANIPEGNAIICGLSFGYEDVGARINDVIMDRAPLAETVEFIS; from the coding sequence ATGAATGTCTCAGATGCCATCGCGGCACGTCGCTCAATTCGCGGCTTTAAACCAGACCCGGTTGCCCCAGAGTTACTCGAAAAAATCTTTGCCACCGCCAGTTTGGCGCCATCCAACTGCAATACCCAGCCCTGGCACACCGTCGTTGTATCTGGGCAGGCAAGAAAAGACCTTCAAGCCGCGATTTTTGCTGAAATCGGCGCAGGTAAAACACCCTCTCCAACCTTTATTCCCGGCGACCAGAATTTAGCGGGTGTGTACAAAGAGCGTCAATACGAGTGCGCTTTTGGCTACTACGGAACCATGGGTATTGAGCGTCACGAAAAAGACAAGCGCTTTGCGCTGATGATGAAAAACTGGGAGTTTTTTGACGCCCCCCACGCGGCCTTTATTTCTATGCCCAGCACAATGGGTCCGGTCAATGCGGTGGATATTGGCATTTACCTGCAAACCCTAATGCTGGTATTAGTTGAACACGGTTTAGCGAGCTGCCCCCAGGGCGCACTGGCGCTCTACCCCGATGAAGTGCATAAAATAGCCAACATACCTGAAGGCAACGCAATTATCTGTGGTTTGTCCTTTGGCTATGAAGACGTTGGTGCCCGTATCAATGACGTTATCATGGACCGCGCTCCGCTTGCCGAGACAGTAGAGTTTATTAGCTAA
- a CDS encoding sigma 54-interacting transcriptional regulator, whose translation MSRIMVVDDNADILHLLKLRLQSAGHQVETAESGEHALAYIPNFQPQLVITDLCMDGMDGMALFEKLKFNQPSLPVIVITAHGSIPHAIKATKQGVFSYVTKPFDSNALLAEVSRALALSCSDESETEGNSSPFAEIVTRNSSVLETLQQAKMVAASEASVLIQSESGTGKELLARAIHRASPRANKPFIALNCCSVPSSLLESELFGHVKGAFTGATRDHQGLVLAADGGTLFLDEIGDMPLDFQAKLLRVLQEREVRPVGATASIPFNVRIICATHHDLEKLVEDGTFRQDLYYRLHVVQLELPPLRSRRDDIPLLSQYFLEQLSNERRKKHFSSEAMETLASASWPGNIRQLRNVVEQTMVLSHTAVIPVSLVKKALKQDESNIVSFVDARDHFERDYLVEVLQVTGGNVTQAAQLAKRNRTEFYRLLRRHHLDPHSFRGQAGDFTPSGQSAADKSIQPKQL comes from the coding sequence ATGTCGAGAATAATGGTAGTTGATGACAATGCGGATATTCTCCACCTGCTCAAGCTCCGCTTACAATCAGCGGGCCATCAGGTCGAAACCGCCGAAAGCGGCGAACATGCTCTCGCGTATATTCCGAACTTTCAACCCCAGTTAGTGATTACCGATTTGTGCATGGACGGGATGGATGGCATGGCGCTATTTGAAAAGCTCAAATTCAATCAGCCTTCGCTGCCAGTCATCGTTATCACCGCTCACGGCTCCATACCTCATGCGATCAAAGCGACTAAACAAGGCGTGTTCAGTTATGTTACAAAGCCTTTCGACAGCAATGCCTTACTCGCAGAAGTTAGCCGTGCACTCGCCTTGTCTTGCAGCGACGAAAGCGAGACCGAGGGTAATAGCTCACCTTTTGCTGAAATTGTCACCCGCAACTCAAGCGTATTGGAAACCCTGCAGCAGGCCAAAATGGTTGCCGCGAGCGAAGCCAGTGTCTTAATTCAAAGTGAAAGCGGCACCGGCAAGGAGCTATTAGCGCGCGCCATACACCGCGCGAGTCCTCGAGCAAACAAACCTTTTATCGCCCTGAATTGCTGTTCGGTACCCAGCTCCCTTTTGGAGTCCGAGCTGTTCGGTCACGTTAAGGGCGCGTTTACCGGCGCCACCCGCGATCATCAAGGCCTTGTACTCGCCGCAGACGGCGGCACTTTGTTCCTCGATGAAATAGGCGATATGCCACTGGATTTTCAAGCAAAGCTCTTACGTGTGTTACAAGAGCGAGAAGTTCGCCCTGTTGGTGCTACCGCCTCTATTCCATTTAATGTTCGAATAATTTGCGCAACGCACCACGACCTGGAAAAGTTGGTAGAAGACGGTACATTCCGTCAGGATTTATATTACCGTTTACATGTTGTGCAATTAGAACTACCGCCACTGCGCAGCCGCCGTGATGATATTCCTTTGCTCTCTCAATACTTTCTTGAACAACTTTCGAATGAGCGCCGTAAAAAGCATTTTTCCTCTGAGGCCATGGAAACACTGGCCTCGGCATCTTGGCCGGGCAATATTCGCCAACTGCGCAATGTTGTGGAACAAACCATGGTGCTTTCTCACACCGCCGTCATTCCAGTCTCGCTAGTTAAAAAGGCCCTAAAACAAGACGAGAGTAATATCGTGTCCTTCGTCGACGCTCGAGATCATTTTGAACGCGACTATTTAGTTGAGGTACTGCAAGTCACCGGTGGCAACGTTACTCAAGCCGCCCAGTTAGCCAAACGCAACCGTACCGAGTTTTACCGCCTACTTCGGCGCCATCACCTCGACCCGCATAGCTTTAGAGGCCAAGCGGGGGATTTTACGCCCAGCGGCCAAAGTGCAGCAGACAAATCAATTCAGCCTAAGCAGCTATAA
- a CDS encoding HAMP domain-containing sensor histidine kinase: MTIFFVHESTDQPTSKGSDVATFSLPLRSALTRWRPTPYFSFYPRSLTQLMSAGLLGLVLLLVAALAIAGLYVEKATSKGQQAVIFSTEAVRHSLTLSELLKDMERSARIYQVLGNESLLANYAQLRQKLNDTAAELVTLEFDSKIKNTISMLLQKEKQVFAELATNGPGADQAANTVEIFAELRDIAATLIAHNSLSIETRVKEMKDTAAKTRRTLFWEAGVALALVIATALWIIPPLSRYIRDLDQSLVQIGNGNLDKHISLKGPKDIRELGARLEWLRQQLQQLESRKQHFLQHFSHELKTPLASLREGTSLLSEGVMGELNNDQREIAVILQRNCLNLQQQIDDLLTYSVSMQPFQSFNYQKLQLDEQILGVTREQQLQIRAKDISLITALDKVSIYADTAQITTVLDNLISNAVKFSPSGGRINIELRTDGQWAVIDVADEGPGISDSEHDRIFEAFYKSPSTMNENAEGSGLGLSIAKQYSNAHGGNIEVINTHKGARLRLTLPREPQHG, translated from the coding sequence ATGACAATATTTTTTGTTCACGAATCAACCGATCAGCCAACATCAAAGGGGAGCGATGTGGCCACATTCTCTTTGCCATTACGCAGTGCACTGACGCGCTGGCGGCCCACACCTTACTTCTCTTTCTACCCCCGGTCGCTAACCCAGCTCATGTCGGCGGGACTCCTTGGCTTAGTTCTCCTGCTGGTTGCCGCATTGGCCATTGCTGGGCTTTATGTTGAAAAAGCGACGTCTAAGGGCCAGCAGGCCGTAATATTTTCCACTGAGGCAGTACGGCACAGCCTAACACTATCGGAACTACTAAAAGACATGGAGCGCAGCGCCCGCATCTATCAGGTGTTAGGGAATGAAAGTCTATTGGCAAATTATGCGCAGCTTCGTCAAAAACTAAACGACACCGCTGCTGAACTGGTCACATTAGAGTTTGATTCCAAAATAAAAAACACCATCAGCATGCTTCTGCAAAAAGAAAAGCAGGTTTTTGCTGAGCTTGCCACCAATGGCCCCGGCGCCGATCAAGCCGCCAACACTGTCGAGATCTTTGCAGAACTTCGCGACATTGCGGCAACCTTAATCGCCCATAACAGCCTGTCGATTGAAACCCGCGTTAAGGAGATGAAAGACACGGCAGCCAAAACTCGGCGAACACTTTTCTGGGAGGCCGGAGTCGCCTTAGCACTGGTGATTGCTACCGCGCTTTGGATTATTCCCCCCCTGTCGCGCTATATCCGCGACCTCGACCAAAGTCTTGTACAAATTGGTAATGGCAATCTCGATAAGCATATTTCATTAAAAGGACCAAAAGATATTCGCGAGCTCGGCGCACGCCTAGAGTGGCTGCGCCAACAACTACAGCAACTTGAAAGTCGAAAGCAGCACTTCTTGCAACATTTCTCTCACGAACTAAAAACGCCCCTCGCCAGCCTGCGCGAAGGTACGAGTCTGCTTTCTGAGGGTGTCATGGGCGAACTCAATAATGACCAGCGAGAAATCGCCGTCATCCTCCAGCGCAACTGTCTAAATTTACAGCAACAGATCGACGACTTACTCACATACAGCGTGTCAATGCAGCCATTCCAAAGCTTCAATTACCAAAAACTGCAGCTCGATGAACAAATTTTAGGGGTCACTAGGGAACAACAACTGCAAATTCGTGCCAAAGACATATCGCTAATAACAGCACTCGACAAAGTTTCGATCTACGCAGATACCGCGCAGATCACCACAGTGCTAGATAATTTGATATCCAATGCGGTGAAGTTTTCGCCAAGCGGCGGCCGCATTAACATCGAGTTACGCACAGACGGGCAGTGGGCAGTTATAGATGTCGCCGACGAAGGCCCCGGAATTTCAGATTCAGAGCACGACCGCATTTTTGAGGCGTTTTACAAATCGCCATCGACAATGAACGAGAACGCCGAAGGCTCTGGACTGGGACTATCCATAGCGAAACAATATAGCAACGCACACGGTGGAAACATTGAAGTCATCAATACTCATAAAGGGGCTAGATTGCGTCTTACACTACCTCGCGAGCCGCAGCACGGCTAA
- a CDS encoding aminotransferase class V-fold PLP-dependent enzyme, whose amino-acid sequence MEEKNNAPIIVLGGDGYLGWPLALRLARQHRDRKIIIADNLSRRRLVKSLGADSLIPISSPSSRLAASRSIYGVTNLEFLHLDVNSEALTTLIRARQPVAIYHLAQQCSAPLSMRSREDALMTLRNNEEGNMRLLWAVKDHVPNCHIIKLGTFGEYAKSGLDIAEGYFRPSYNGKTAQRPVPYPRQSDDIYHASKINDTNYISIACRIWGLRITDVMQSTIFGAWTSDIAEHASLYTRLDYDEFYGTVVNRFLTQALCGQALTVYGSGHQRTGLMSLNDSVSSMAELWQQTPDKNEHRVINHLTEESFSINELADTIRDLVKDEGFPVEIQRGRFDPRGENEPSKLDYTVERRHVERRGQQEGLAEVVAKTLGMLLPYKNNINTTQLQPSHRWQQQAKAAKTASGDVVPLITTPQSDDDEGRWQRFQQTEFAYDHINLNPGTLGSPAASVLRAQREFETSDIMAFPVGQYGEGRKALLAAVTSANDLWPNREHQLQISAGASQCSNILALNLVRMCNAKQRKLKVLTTPHEHIGGTGAFERLPEFEVTYLSPDQLNHYDQFIEAVDTLRPDVAFFSHIAYDNAHIFPVCDWGRAVKERIPTCWVLYDVSQSLGLMAPPLDYADVVFGSCHKWLFGPRGSGLMWTSPAFREQSGGLNWSGLPLIDDASSVGFSPAGGMDFSIFAGVGAALDLHRKIGEANIRQRCRYLASKLRQGLDALLLSYNIEHRFLNKQYALSCEAGVLTVAFKDYDPYPLYHAMNQRGVHCKCIKDTCKRGEARQLLRFGVPFYETEARLEYALSVMDECIRWVNLAGGRVVAGQRSPAG is encoded by the coding sequence ATGGAAGAAAAAAACAATGCCCCAATAATCGTTCTTGGTGGCGACGGTTACTTAGGATGGCCCCTAGCCCTTAGACTGGCGCGGCAGCACCGTGATCGAAAAATCATCATCGCCGACAATCTGTCGAGACGACGCCTCGTAAAAAGTCTTGGCGCTGATAGCCTAATTCCAATTTCCAGCCCCAGCTCACGCTTAGCGGCCAGCCGCAGTATATATGGCGTAACCAACCTGGAATTTTTACATTTAGATGTTAATAGCGAAGCACTTACGACGCTGATTCGAGCGCGCCAACCTGTCGCAATTTACCACCTCGCCCAACAGTGTTCCGCTCCCCTGTCTATGCGTAGTCGCGAAGACGCCCTCATGACGCTAAGAAATAATGAAGAAGGCAATATGCGCTTGCTCTGGGCGGTCAAAGACCATGTACCTAACTGCCATATCATCAAGCTGGGCACGTTTGGCGAATACGCCAAATCTGGCTTAGATATCGCCGAAGGGTATTTTCGGCCAAGTTACAACGGTAAAACGGCACAGCGCCCGGTGCCTTACCCTCGGCAGTCCGACGATATTTATCACGCGTCTAAAATCAACGACACCAATTATATTTCCATTGCCTGCCGGATTTGGGGACTGCGTATAACCGACGTAATGCAATCAACCATATTTGGCGCATGGACAAGCGACATCGCCGAGCATGCATCCCTTTATACGCGCTTAGACTACGACGAATTTTATGGCACCGTGGTGAATCGTTTCCTTACACAGGCACTGTGTGGCCAAGCACTTACGGTATACGGCAGCGGCCACCAGCGCACCGGGCTGATGTCGCTTAACGATTCCGTAAGCTCCATGGCCGAGCTTTGGCAGCAGACGCCAGACAAAAACGAACACCGAGTAATTAATCACCTCACCGAAGAATCCTTTTCGATTAACGAGCTGGCCGACACCATCAGAGATTTAGTGAAAGATGAAGGTTTTCCGGTTGAAATTCAGCGTGGCCGCTTTGACCCACGGGGGGAAAATGAACCCAGTAAACTTGACTATACGGTAGAGCGTCGCCACGTCGAACGTCGCGGGCAGCAAGAAGGTCTCGCCGAGGTCGTCGCCAAAACCTTAGGGATGCTGCTGCCCTATAAAAATAATATCAATACCACGCAATTACAGCCCAGCCACCGCTGGCAGCAACAGGCAAAAGCGGCCAAGACTGCCTCTGGTGACGTAGTACCACTCATCACCACACCCCAGAGCGATGATGATGAAGGGCGCTGGCAGCGCTTTCAACAAACGGAATTCGCCTATGACCACATTAATTTAAACCCTGGCACCCTCGGTAGCCCTGCGGCCTCAGTACTACGCGCCCAGCGCGAATTCGAAACCAGTGACATTATGGCTTTCCCGGTAGGCCAATACGGCGAAGGTCGCAAAGCCTTATTAGCGGCAGTGACAAGCGCCAACGACTTGTGGCCAAACCGCGAACACCAATTACAGATTAGTGCCGGTGCCTCCCAGTGCTCTAACATACTGGCCTTGAATTTGGTTCGTATGTGCAATGCCAAGCAACGCAAACTAAAAGTGCTTACCACACCCCACGAACATATTGGCGGCACCGGCGCTTTTGAGCGGCTCCCCGAGTTCGAGGTCACCTACCTCAGCCCAGATCAACTGAATCACTACGATCAGTTTATCGAGGCCGTGGACACGCTGCGGCCAGACGTGGCGTTCTTTTCGCATATTGCCTACGACAACGCGCATATATTCCCGGTGTGCGATTGGGGGCGCGCCGTAAAAGAGCGTATACCGACGTGTTGGGTACTTTACGATGTCTCCCAGTCCTTGGGGCTCATGGCGCCCCCATTAGATTACGCAGACGTGGTGTTTGGCAGCTGTCACAAATGGCTATTTGGCCCTCGCGGCAGCGGCCTAATGTGGACAAGCCCAGCGTTTCGCGAGCAGTCCGGCGGTTTAAACTGGTCAGGCCTGCCGCTAATCGACGATGCGAGCTCAGTGGGCTTTTCTCCCGCCGGCGGCATGGACTTCTCAATTTTCGCCGGTGTCGGCGCCGCGCTGGATCTGCACCGCAAAATCGGCGAAGCCAATATTCGTCAGCGCTGCCGCTATCTGGCCAGCAAGCTGCGACAAGGACTAGACGCCTTATTGTTAAGCTACAATATTGAGCATCGCTTTCTGAACAAGCAATACGCCCTCAGCTGTGAAGCCGGCGTACTTACCGTGGCGTTCAAGGACTACGACCCCTATCCGCTATATCACGCAATGAATCAACGCGGGGTGCACTGCAAGTGTATAAAAGACACCTGCAAACGAGGCGAGGCGCGCCAGCTATTGCGTTTTGGCGTCCCGTTTTACGAAACCGAAGCGCGGCTTGAATACGCATTATCGGTCATGGACGAGTGCATTCGCTGGGTCAACCTAGCGGGGGGGCGCGTAGTTGCAGGCCAGCGCAGCCCTGCTGGTTAA